From Monomorium pharaonis isolate MP-MQ-018 chromosome 9, ASM1337386v2, whole genome shotgun sequence, the proteins below share one genomic window:
- the LOC105836332 gene encoding intraflagellar transport protein 56 isoform X1: protein MILSRAKPASSEGVRTSASRKEIPKLEEFLDKRDYTGALTLLEFNSSIGGSLEMDLWMGYCAFHLGDYKRATTIYENLRKKDYVPPDVPTNLACCYFYLGMYPESQKILEEAADSKLRTRLLFHLAHKMGNESKLMEYHRMLQDVIEDQLSLASIHYLQAHYQEAIDVYKRILLDNSLKKSTKRCDSRADSELYFLTQLQENCRDYLALNVYVALCYYKLDYYDVAQEVLQVYLQKYPDSAIAINLKACNHFRLYDGNAAQVEMKQLIEKISSSFNSGHDLIRHNTVVFRGGENALQILPNLVDVIPEARLNLVIYYLKQDDVKAAYDLIKDLEPAVPQEYILKGIVNAVIGQETNSRDGIKIAQQYFQLVGSSASECDTIPGRQCMASFFFLYRQFERVRLYLNSIKTYFSNQDNFNFNYAQAQAGAGYFKEAEEAFLMIRNEKYKNDYIYISLLSYCYIMNKKAELAWELYLKMDTSAESFNLLQLIANVCYKVGEFWYASKAFDMLERMDPSPEHWEGKRGACCGTFQYIIAEKLPKELLSEVIQTLKNTSNSQVEQIIRVMRKWGKDNRVNC from the exons ATG ATCTTGTCGAGGGCTAAGCCGGCCTCGTCGGAGGGCGTTCGAACGTCGGCGTCACGCAAGGAGATACCGAAATTGGAAGAGTTCTTGGATAAGCGAGATTATACGGGCGCTCTGACACTACTCGAGTTCAATAGCAGTATCGGTGGTAGCCTGGAAATGGATCTGTGGATGGGATACTGTGCCTTTCACTTGGGCGATTACAAGCGCGCGACGACAATCTATGAAAACCTGAGGAAGAAGGATTATGTACCACCGGACGTCCCGACGAATCTAGCGTGCTGCTACTTTTACCTAGGCATGTATCCCGAATCACAAAAGATTCTGGAAGAGGCGGCGGACAGCAAACTGCGAACTAGGCTACTGTTTCACTTAGCTCATAAGATGGGCAACGAATCCAAGCTGATGGAATATCATCGAATGCTGCAGGATGTTATTGAGGATCAGCTTAGTCTAGCATCAATTCATTACTTACAAGCTCACTATCAAGAAGCTATTGATGTCTATAAGAGAATTTTATTGGACAACAG TTTAAAGAAAAGCACTAAGAGATGTGACTCCAGAGCAGATTCTGAATTGTATTTCCTTACCCAACTGCAGGAAAATTGCag AGATTATCTAGctttaaatgtatatgtagCTTTGTGCTATTACAAGCTGGATTACTACGACGTAGCTCAAGAGGTGCTTCAAGTTTACCTGCAGAAATATCCAGATAGTgcaattgcaattaatttgaaaGCATGTAATCATTTTCGTTTGTATGATGGAAATGCTGCACAGGTTGAAATGAAGCAACTTATTGAAAAGATATCAAGTTCTTTCAATTCTGGTCATGATCTTATACGACATAACACAGTT GTCTTTAGAGGTGGTGAAAATGCTTTGCAAATTTTACCCAATTTGGTCGATGTTATACCAGAAGCCAGGCttaatttagtaatatattatttaaaacaagatgATGTCAAGGCAGCGTATGACTTGATTAAAGATCTGGAACCAGCAGTTCcacaagaatatattttaaagggTATAGTTAATGCCGTTATAGGACAGGAGACCAATTCT cGCGATGGTATAAAAATAGCACAACAATACTTTCAATTAGTGGGCTCTTCAGCTTCGGAGTGTGATACCATACCTGGTAGACAATGTATGGCCTCCTTCTTCTTCCTTTACCGGCAGTTTGAGCGAGTCAGACTGTACCTGAAttcaataaaaacatatttctccAATCAAGAcaactttaactttaattatgcTCAAGCGCAAGCTGGTGCGGGCTACTTCAAAGAAGCAGAGGAAGCTTTTCTCATGATACGtaacgaaaaatataaaaacgattacatttacattagtCTTCTATCATATTGCt acataatgaataaaaaagcaGAATTGGCCTGGGAgctatatttgaaaatggaCACATCGGCAGAATCTTTCAATTTACTACAATTAATTGCTAATGTATGTTACAAAGTGGGCGAATTCTGGTATGCCTCTAAAGCCTTCGATATGCTGGAGCGTATGGATCCAAGCCCTGAACATTGGGAAGGAAAACGCGGCGCATGCTGTGGTACTTTTCAGTACATCATCGCGGAGAAATTACCCaa AGAACTGCTATCGGAAGTGATACAAACTCTGAAAAATACATCCAATTCTCAAGTGGAGCAGATAATACGCGTTATGCGTAAGTGGGGAAAGGATAACAGAGTTAATTGTTAA
- the LOC105836332 gene encoding intraflagellar transport protein 56 isoform X2 has translation MILSRAKPASSEGVRTSASRKEIPKLEEFLDKRDYTGALTLLEFNSSIGGSLEMDLWMGYCAFHLGDYKRATTIYENLRKKDYVPPDVPTNLACCYFYLGMYPESQKILEEAADSKLRTRLLFHLAHKMGNESKLMEYHRMLQDVIEDQLSLASIHYLQAHYQEAIDVYKRILLDNRDYLALNVYVALCYYKLDYYDVAQEVLQVYLQKYPDSAIAINLKACNHFRLYDGNAAQVEMKQLIEKISSSFNSGHDLIRHNTVVFRGGENALQILPNLVDVIPEARLNLVIYYLKQDDVKAAYDLIKDLEPAVPQEYILKGIVNAVIGQETNSRDGIKIAQQYFQLVGSSASECDTIPGRQCMASFFFLYRQFERVRLYLNSIKTYFSNQDNFNFNYAQAQAGAGYFKEAEEAFLMIRNEKYKNDYIYISLLSYCYIMNKKAELAWELYLKMDTSAESFNLLQLIANVCYKVGEFWYASKAFDMLERMDPSPEHWEGKRGACCGTFQYIIAEKLPKELLSEVIQTLKNTSNSQVEQIIRVMRKWGKDNRVNC, from the exons ATG ATCTTGTCGAGGGCTAAGCCGGCCTCGTCGGAGGGCGTTCGAACGTCGGCGTCACGCAAGGAGATACCGAAATTGGAAGAGTTCTTGGATAAGCGAGATTATACGGGCGCTCTGACACTACTCGAGTTCAATAGCAGTATCGGTGGTAGCCTGGAAATGGATCTGTGGATGGGATACTGTGCCTTTCACTTGGGCGATTACAAGCGCGCGACGACAATCTATGAAAACCTGAGGAAGAAGGATTATGTACCACCGGACGTCCCGACGAATCTAGCGTGCTGCTACTTTTACCTAGGCATGTATCCCGAATCACAAAAGATTCTGGAAGAGGCGGCGGACAGCAAACTGCGAACTAGGCTACTGTTTCACTTAGCTCATAAGATGGGCAACGAATCCAAGCTGATGGAATATCATCGAATGCTGCAGGATGTTATTGAGGATCAGCTTAGTCTAGCATCAATTCATTACTTACAAGCTCACTATCAAGAAGCTATTGATGTCTATAAGAGAATTTTATTGGACAACAG AGATTATCTAGctttaaatgtatatgtagCTTTGTGCTATTACAAGCTGGATTACTACGACGTAGCTCAAGAGGTGCTTCAAGTTTACCTGCAGAAATATCCAGATAGTgcaattgcaattaatttgaaaGCATGTAATCATTTTCGTTTGTATGATGGAAATGCTGCACAGGTTGAAATGAAGCAACTTATTGAAAAGATATCAAGTTCTTTCAATTCTGGTCATGATCTTATACGACATAACACAGTT GTCTTTAGAGGTGGTGAAAATGCTTTGCAAATTTTACCCAATTTGGTCGATGTTATACCAGAAGCCAGGCttaatttagtaatatattatttaaaacaagatgATGTCAAGGCAGCGTATGACTTGATTAAAGATCTGGAACCAGCAGTTCcacaagaatatattttaaagggTATAGTTAATGCCGTTATAGGACAGGAGACCAATTCT cGCGATGGTATAAAAATAGCACAACAATACTTTCAATTAGTGGGCTCTTCAGCTTCGGAGTGTGATACCATACCTGGTAGACAATGTATGGCCTCCTTCTTCTTCCTTTACCGGCAGTTTGAGCGAGTCAGACTGTACCTGAAttcaataaaaacatatttctccAATCAAGAcaactttaactttaattatgcTCAAGCGCAAGCTGGTGCGGGCTACTTCAAAGAAGCAGAGGAAGCTTTTCTCATGATACGtaacgaaaaatataaaaacgattacatttacattagtCTTCTATCATATTGCt acataatgaataaaaaagcaGAATTGGCCTGGGAgctatatttgaaaatggaCACATCGGCAGAATCTTTCAATTTACTACAATTAATTGCTAATGTATGTTACAAAGTGGGCGAATTCTGGTATGCCTCTAAAGCCTTCGATATGCTGGAGCGTATGGATCCAAGCCCTGAACATTGGGAAGGAAAACGCGGCGCATGCTGTGGTACTTTTCAGTACATCATCGCGGAGAAATTACCCaa AGAACTGCTATCGGAAGTGATACAAACTCTGAAAAATACATCCAATTCTCAAGTGGAGCAGATAATACGCGTTATGCGTAAGTGGGGAAAGGATAACAGAGTTAATTGTTAA